One segment of Mycolicibacterium neworleansense DNA contains the following:
- a CDS encoding DUF7159 family protein, which produces MHVDAVLGVSLTPSTVGLVLVEGSEADGATVDHDAFDIRGLAPARTDDICADVVKAVGRAERVAAERGLRLTTIGVTWSSGAAAEAAVLLKKFEEAGFGQVVPLRLPQATDALARRVAGIVGFDTTAVCVLEPDVVQAMTVGGSDPVQTSVSRGIETVAGLTAWLSDIFEAADPRPDALVVVGSAVDLDSVLPKLEQALQVPVFTPAEPGLPLARGAALASARRGRRAAEDGVAPTGWRWPATQLTPLAILVGGVLAFGVSLALAIGQQLLPGSEPTPHRSTRPVVSTSGDSASVQQTSAVPLPSAPAAEVPPVLEPVVQDAGPGHTGDQGVPAAPEPVPVPGEQLVPPGPEQLGVPPELSAPVPEQIPGAPPPEAGLQPPGEPAVSAAPSPTAETPPPPAPEVAPPPPAPPPPSAAQEAAPIQQTAAQAPAPEAVPPAPEPVAPAPVPEPVPPAPEVVAPAPESQAPIPPTP; this is translated from the coding sequence GTGCATGTGGACGCGGTGCTCGGTGTTTCGTTGACACCGTCCACCGTCGGTCTGGTCCTGGTCGAGGGCAGCGAGGCCGACGGGGCGACCGTCGACCATGACGCCTTCGACATCCGCGGCCTGGCGCCCGCGCGAACCGATGACATCTGCGCCGACGTGGTCAAGGCGGTTGGTCGTGCCGAAAGGGTTGCGGCAGAACGTGGTCTGCGGCTGACGACGATCGGTGTCACCTGGAGTTCGGGGGCGGCTGCCGAGGCCGCGGTGTTGCTGAAGAAATTCGAAGAAGCCGGATTCGGCCAGGTGGTGCCACTGCGGTTGCCCCAAGCGACCGACGCATTGGCGCGACGGGTCGCCGGCATCGTCGGTTTCGACACCACGGCGGTATGCGTCCTGGAACCCGATGTCGTGCAGGCGATGACGGTGGGCGGAAGCGATCCGGTGCAGACCTCGGTGAGCCGGGGCATCGAGACGGTGGCCGGCCTGACCGCCTGGTTGTCCGACATCTTCGAGGCGGCTGATCCGCGGCCGGATGCGCTGGTGGTCGTGGGATCCGCCGTTGACCTGGACTCCGTGCTGCCGAAATTGGAGCAGGCACTGCAGGTGCCGGTTTTCACACCTGCTGAACCCGGACTGCCGTTGGCCAGAGGCGCCGCGCTGGCCTCGGCGCGACGGGGCCGCCGCGCAGCCGAGGACGGCGTGGCCCCGACTGGTTGGCGCTGGCCCGCTACACAATTGACGCCGTTGGCGATATTGGTCGGCGGAGTCCTGGCTTTCGGCGTCTCGCTGGCGCTGGCCATCGGGCAGCAGTTGCTGCCCGGTTCAGAGCCGACTCCACACCGGAGCACGCGTCCGGTGGTGAGTACGTCGGGTGACTCGGCCTCGGTGCAACAGACCTCCGCGGTCCCGCTACCGTCTGCCCCGGCGGCCGAAGTCCCGCCCGTTCTCGAACCCGTGGTTCAGGACGCCGGACCGGGACACACCGGCGATCAGGGTGTTCCAGCCGCACCCGAGCCCGTACCGGTGCCGGGCGAGCAACTCGTGCCTCCTGGCCCTGAGCAGTTGGGTGTCCCACCGGAACTGTCAGCGCCGGTGCCCGAGCAGATTCCCGGTGCACCACCGCCCGAGGCGGGACTACAGCCGCCGGGAGAGCCTGCGGTGTCTGCGGCGCCGTCTCCGACAGCGGAAACGCCGCCGCCTCCGGCCCCCGAGGTTGCGCCCCCACCGCCTGCACCGCCTCCACCGAGTGCGGCGCAAGAGGCGGCACCGATACAGCAGACGGCCGCGCAGGCTCCAGCACCCGAGGCGGTGCCGCCCGCACCGGAGCCGGTCGCACCCGCACCCGTACCCGAGCCGGTGCCGCCCGCACCGGAGGTGGTCGCGCCCGCGCCCGAATCGCAGGCACCGATTCCCCCCACTCCCTGA
- a CDS encoding L,D-transpeptidase, whose translation MLSAPSTSSGTIRASILKVFAAIGVATLAAASTVNVASAAVSTPEPAATIEPAAGSVVGVAMPLTVTFDSPVTDRGAAQRSLRISSPDTPTGKFTWLSDDVMQWKPDQLWPAHSKISVTAGGAKTSFETGAEVLGVADISAHTFTVSIDGVVARTMPASMGKPKFPTPIGTFSALGKEPVVVMDSRTIGIPLSDPEGYKLTVYDAVRVTWGGVYVHGAPWSVGSQGYSNVSHGCINLSPDNADWYFNTVSVGDPIVVQA comes from the coding sequence ATGCTGAGCGCCCCATCGACGTCCTCCGGAACCATTCGAGCGTCGATACTGAAAGTGTTTGCGGCGATTGGTGTGGCCACCTTGGCCGCTGCGAGCACGGTCAACGTCGCATCGGCCGCAGTGAGCACGCCGGAGCCGGCAGCGACGATCGAGCCTGCCGCGGGTTCGGTGGTCGGTGTCGCGATGCCGCTGACGGTGACTTTCGACAGCCCGGTGACCGATCGGGGCGCGGCGCAGCGCAGTCTGCGGATCAGCTCACCGGACACCCCGACGGGCAAGTTCACCTGGCTCAGTGACGATGTGATGCAGTGGAAGCCGGACCAGTTGTGGCCCGCTCATTCAAAGATCTCGGTCACCGCGGGCGGTGCGAAGACCAGCTTTGAGACCGGGGCCGAGGTGCTCGGGGTCGCCGACATCAGTGCCCACACCTTCACCGTCAGCATCGATGGTGTGGTCGCTCGCACGATGCCCGCGTCGATGGGCAAGCCCAAGTTCCCGACTCCGATCGGTACCTTCAGCGCACTGGGCAAAGAGCCTGTCGTGGTGATGGATTCACGCACGATCGGAATTCCGCTGAGCGACCCCGAGGGCTACAAGCTGACCGTCTACGACGCGGTCCGCGTGACCTGGGGAGGGGTCTATGTGCACGGAGCGCCCTGGTCGGTGGGATCGCAGGGATACTCCAACGTCAGCCACGGCTGCATCAATTTGAGCCCCGACAATGCCGATTGGTACTTCAACACGGTGAGCGTGGGCGATCCTATTGTGGTGCAGGCATAG
- a CDS encoding helix-turn-helix domain-containing protein, with the protein MRDWRLRRRISQLDLAIEADVSARHLSFIETGRSVPSRAMVLRLAEALEVPLRDQNQLLLAAGLAPVYAERTLEDPEMTAVRDGVTRVLDAYNPFPCVVVDRTWNLLQANAGTAVMLDGVAPHLLTQPNALRITLHPEGMAPRIRNLAEWRHHLISRLRREVTVSGSAELTDLLTEVEAYPGGMEPVRDLGGVVVPLEMTAPDGTLLTFLSTVTTFGTALDLTAAELSIEAFLPADAPTAAALH; encoded by the coding sequence ATGCGCGACTGGCGGTTACGCCGTCGCATCAGCCAACTCGATCTGGCCATCGAGGCCGACGTTTCGGCACGCCACCTCAGCTTCATCGAGACCGGGCGGTCGGTGCCCAGCCGCGCCATGGTGCTGCGCCTCGCCGAGGCGCTGGAGGTGCCGCTGCGCGACCAGAACCAACTGCTGCTGGCGGCCGGACTGGCGCCGGTCTACGCCGAACGAACGCTGGAAGATCCGGAGATGACGGCCGTACGCGACGGCGTGACCCGAGTGCTGGACGCCTACAATCCATTTCCCTGCGTGGTCGTCGATCGCACCTGGAACCTGCTGCAGGCCAATGCCGGAACCGCCGTCATGCTGGACGGCGTTGCGCCCCACCTGCTGACGCAGCCCAATGCACTGCGGATCACCCTGCATCCCGAGGGCATGGCGCCGCGCATCCGGAACCTGGCGGAATGGCGCCACCACCTGATCAGCCGGCTGCGCCGCGAGGTCACCGTGAGCGGCTCGGCCGAACTGACCGATCTTCTCACCGAGGTCGAGGCCTACCCGGGAGGCATGGAACCGGTCCGCGATCTCGGCGGCGTGGTCGTGCCACTGGAGATGACCGCACCCGACGGCACCTTGCTGACCTTCCTGAGCACCGTCACCACCTTCGGCACCGCGCTCGACCTGACCGCAGCCGAACTGAGCATCGAGGCGTTTCTGCCCGCGGACGCACCGACCGCAGCAGCCTTGCACTGA
- a CDS encoding acyl-CoA thioesterase — protein MTQYSFGIVPRYAEIDQQGVVFNGHYLTWFDEACTGLFDHLGVSYPDLIAGELDMQVVHTEIDFRAPVRWREKVRIAVGCERIGTTSFTLGFTVLGTDSAGDEQPRVCGSNVYVVVSTSDWAKRPVPDAVRDALNTVAGQ, from the coding sequence GTGACCCAGTACAGCTTCGGAATCGTTCCGCGTTACGCCGAAATCGACCAGCAGGGCGTGGTGTTCAACGGGCACTACCTCACCTGGTTCGACGAGGCCTGCACCGGGCTGTTCGACCACCTCGGGGTGAGCTATCCGGATCTGATCGCCGGTGAACTCGATATGCAGGTGGTACATACCGAGATCGATTTTCGGGCACCGGTTCGCTGGCGGGAGAAGGTGCGGATCGCGGTGGGGTGCGAGCGCATCGGTACCACCAGCTTCACGCTGGGTTTCACCGTCCTGGGCACCGACAGCGCCGGCGACGAGCAGCCAAGGGTGTGCGGGAGCAACGTCTACGTCGTGGTGTCGACCAGCGACTGGGCCAAGCGCCCCGTTCCCGACGCTGTCCGCGATGCGCTCAATACCGTTGCCGGTCAATGA
- a CDS encoding cytochrome c biogenesis CcdA family protein codes for MPDNLVGLAFGAGLVAALNPCGFALLPGYLALVVRGASPRGPLSAVGRALLATAVMTAGFVAVFGTFGLLTVAAASTVQRYLPYVTLIIGGVLIVLGVWLLAGRRLALLLPGAVTGRTGWAPTARLGSMAGYGVGYAIASLSCTVGPFLAVTGATLGSNTTLHRLAVFAAYTAGFALIVGVLAVATALAGSVVVDRLRRVVPYISRISGALLIAVGAYVAYYGWYEIQLFSAAGDPSDPVIAAAGRVQGAVAGWVHRHGAWPWVLALLVLVALGVWRVRFAARTRHAHRATVDDAP; via the coding sequence GTGCCAGACAACCTGGTGGGGTTGGCGTTCGGCGCCGGGCTCGTCGCGGCACTCAACCCCTGCGGTTTCGCGTTGCTGCCCGGGTACCTTGCGCTGGTGGTGCGGGGTGCCTCGCCGCGCGGCCCGCTGAGCGCGGTGGGGCGGGCGCTGCTGGCCACCGCGGTGATGACCGCCGGGTTCGTCGCGGTGTTCGGAACCTTCGGGTTGCTGACCGTCGCCGCGGCGAGCACCGTCCAGCGCTATTTGCCTTATGTCACGCTGATCATCGGCGGTGTTCTGATCGTTCTCGGCGTCTGGCTACTGGCAGGGCGCCGGCTCGCGTTGTTGCTCCCCGGCGCCGTGACCGGCCGCACCGGCTGGGCGCCGACCGCGCGGCTGGGGTCGATGGCCGGCTACGGCGTGGGGTACGCGATCGCGTCACTGTCGTGCACGGTGGGACCGTTCCTGGCCGTCACCGGGGCGACGCTGGGATCGAACACGACGCTGCACCGGCTGGCCGTTTTCGCCGCATACACCGCGGGTTTCGCGCTCATCGTCGGCGTGCTGGCGGTCGCCACGGCCCTGGCGGGCTCGGTGGTGGTCGACCGATTGCGCCGCGTCGTGCCCTACATCAGCCGCATCAGCGGAGCCCTGCTGATCGCTGTCGGCGCCTATGTCGCCTACTATGGCTGGTACGAGATTCAATTGTTCAGCGCCGCAGGCGATCCCAGTGACCCCGTGATCGCGGCTGCCGGGCGCGTGCAGGGTGCGGTTGCCGGATGGGTGCACCGGCACGGGGCCTGGCCCTGGGTGCTCGCCCTGCTGGTACTGGTGGCGCTCGGTGTGTGGCGGGTCAGATTCGCCGCGAGAACTCGCCACGCACATCGGGCCACGGTGGACGACGCACCATAG
- a CDS encoding sterol desaturase family protein, protein MTRNAFTLGDAAREFLRHPSPWMIGTALIVSVVARGAVGDWQLTDALVPAVMLAAFPFFEWLVHVFVLHWKPRRLGPITLDSLLARDHRLHHIDPRDIPLIFIPWRALLWILPVATAVGLLAFPRLGLGLTFLSVLTVLGLSYEWCHYLIHSDYKPKTRIYRAVWRNHRQHHYKNEHYWFTVTTAGTADRALGTYPDPATVPTSPTSKNLHAAMPAPQ, encoded by the coding sequence ATGACGCGCAACGCATTCACATTGGGCGACGCCGCACGAGAATTCCTCAGGCACCCCTCCCCCTGGATGATCGGCACCGCACTGATCGTCAGCGTCGTGGCCCGGGGCGCCGTCGGGGACTGGCAACTCACCGACGCGCTGGTGCCCGCGGTGATGCTCGCGGCGTTCCCGTTCTTCGAATGGCTGGTTCATGTGTTCGTACTGCACTGGAAGCCAAGGCGGTTGGGGCCCATCACCCTGGATTCACTGCTGGCACGCGACCACCGCCTGCACCACATCGACCCGCGTGACATCCCGCTGATCTTCATACCGTGGCGGGCGCTGCTGTGGATCCTGCCCGTCGCAACGGCCGTCGGTCTGCTGGCGTTCCCCCGACTGGGCCTGGGGCTGACGTTCCTGTCGGTGCTGACCGTGCTGGGTCTGTCCTACGAGTGGTGCCACTACCTGATCCACAGCGACTACAAGCCGAAAACCCGTATTTACCGGGCAGTTTGGCGCAACCACCGGCAGCACCACTACAAGAACGAGCACTACTGGTTCACGGTCACCACCGCCGGAACCGCCGACCGGGCCCTGGGCACCTACCCCGACCCGGCGACGGTACCGACCTCACCGACGTCGAAGAACCTGCACGCGGCTATGCCTGCACCACAATAG
- a CDS encoding FadR/GntR family transcriptional regulator: MALQPVNRRSVPEDVFEQIVSEVLSGQMQPGEPLPSERRLAEVLGVSRPAVREAIKRLTEAGLVEVRQGDSTTVRDFRKHAGLDLLPRLLLRAGELDVSVVRSILETRLHNGPKVAELAAERAPAELITQLGHTVDALAAEPDPVEQQRQALAFWDLIVDGADSIAFRLMYNTLRQTYEPALPALATMMAAEVGRPDAYRRIVAAIGAGDPAAARHAARDLLEPATVALMGALDALEETR; this comes from the coding sequence ATGGCCCTACAACCGGTGAATCGCCGATCCGTACCCGAGGACGTCTTCGAGCAGATCGTCTCCGAAGTGCTCAGCGGCCAGATGCAGCCCGGCGAACCGCTGCCCAGCGAACGCCGCCTGGCCGAGGTACTCGGGGTGTCCCGCCCGGCCGTGCGTGAGGCGATCAAGCGGCTCACCGAGGCCGGCCTGGTCGAGGTCCGGCAAGGTGACTCGACCACCGTCCGGGACTTCCGCAAGCACGCCGGCCTGGACCTTCTCCCCCGATTGCTTTTGCGCGCAGGGGAACTCGACGTGAGCGTGGTCCGCAGTATCCTGGAAACCCGACTGCACAACGGCCCCAAGGTTGCCGAACTCGCCGCCGAGCGCGCCCCGGCGGAACTGATCACACAACTCGGCCACACCGTGGACGCGCTGGCCGCCGAACCGGATCCGGTGGAGCAGCAACGCCAGGCACTCGCGTTCTGGGACCTGATCGTCGACGGCGCCGATTCCATCGCATTCCGCTTGATGTACAACACCCTTCGGCAGACCTATGAGCCCGCACTCCCGGCGCTGGCGACCATGATGGCCGCCGAGGTCGGCCGTCCCGACGCCTATCGGCGGATCGTCGCGGCCATCGGAGCTGGTGACCCGGCAGCTGCCCGCCACGCCGCCCGAGACCTGCTGGAGCCCGCCACAGTCGCGCTGATGGGCGCCCTGGATGCCCTGGAGGAAACCCGATGA
- a CDS encoding threonine ammonia-lyase, which produces MKLVTIDDIEAAARRIESDIVRTPLLAAGWGEPDRPLWLKPENLQPIGAFKIRGAFNALGRLGPEVRARGVVAYSSGNHAQAVAYAAAAFGVPAHIVMPEETPKVKVQATRGHGAQVVLCGAGQRESVAAELVESTGGVLIPPFDHPDVIAGQGTIGVEIATDLPDVASVFIPISGGGLASGVGTAIRALCPQARIFGVEPELAADTAEGLAAGHRVDWSVAQRNRTIADGLRSTPSALTFAHLQRVIDDVITVTEDQIRSAVAELAHRAHLVAEPSGAVALAGYRKAATPPGPAVVIVSGGNIEPPVLAEILSERQ; this is translated from the coding sequence GTGAAGCTGGTGACCATCGACGACATCGAGGCCGCCGCCCGGCGGATCGAGTCAGACATCGTGCGGACCCCGCTGCTGGCGGCCGGGTGGGGAGAGCCTGATCGCCCGTTGTGGCTCAAGCCCGAGAACCTGCAACCCATCGGAGCCTTCAAGATCCGCGGTGCTTTCAATGCGCTGGGCCGGCTCGGTCCCGAGGTCCGGGCCAGGGGAGTGGTGGCCTATTCCAGTGGCAATCACGCTCAGGCGGTGGCGTATGCGGCCGCCGCCTTCGGCGTGCCGGCCCACATCGTCATGCCCGAGGAAACTCCGAAGGTGAAGGTTCAGGCCACCCGCGGCCACGGAGCCCAGGTGGTGCTGTGTGGAGCCGGGCAGCGCGAATCGGTCGCCGCTGAGCTGGTCGAGAGCACCGGTGGTGTGCTCATACCACCCTTCGACCACCCCGACGTGATTGCCGGCCAAGGCACCATCGGAGTGGAGATCGCAACGGATCTGCCCGATGTGGCCTCCGTGTTCATCCCGATCAGCGGTGGTGGGCTGGCCTCGGGAGTGGGCACCGCGATCCGTGCGTTGTGCCCGCAGGCCAGGATCTTCGGCGTCGAGCCAGAACTCGCCGCGGACACCGCCGAGGGGCTGGCGGCCGGCCACCGCGTGGACTGGTCTGTGGCGCAACGCAACCGGACCATCGCCGACGGGTTGCGTTCCACTCCGTCAGCGTTGACGTTCGCCCACCTGCAGCGGGTGATCGACGATGTCATCACGGTAACCGAAGACCAGATCCGTTCGGCGGTAGCCGAACTCGCCCACCGTGCACACCTGGTCGCCGAACCCAGCGGCGCGGTGGCGTTGGCGGGCTACCGCAAGGCGGCGACACCGCCCGGGCCGGCCGTGGTGATCGTCTCAGGCGGCAACATCGAGCCGCCGGTGCTGGCCGAGATCCTGTCCGAACGTCAGTGA
- a CDS encoding cytochrome P450: MPTLNLPPGFDFTDPDIYAERLPVEELAEMRKLAPIWWNEQPVGQGGFDDGGFWVVTKHKDVKEVSLRSDVFSSQEKTALPRYREGTVQQQIDQGKFVMLNMDAPHHTHLRKIISRAFTPRAVERLRADLAERARKIVETAAAEGSGDFVEQVSCELPLQAIAGLMGVPQEDRKKLFDWSNQMVGDQDPEFASNDAISASVELIMYGMQMAAQRTKNPGDDLVSKLLEADVEGHKLSDDEFGFFVILLAVAGNETTRNSITQGMMAFADHPDQWELFKRERPGTAADEIVRWATPVTSFQRTALQDTELAGVPIKKGQRVVMFYRSANFDEEVFDDPYTFNILRDPNPHVGFGGTGAHYCIGANLARMTIDLIFNAIADGMPDLTPISAPERLRSGWLNGIKHWQVDYRTGAEGKSSVPHRVSDNR, encoded by the coding sequence ATGCCGACTCTGAACCTTCCCCCTGGTTTCGATTTCACAGATCCTGACATCTACGCCGAACGCCTGCCGGTCGAGGAACTCGCGGAGATGCGCAAGCTGGCCCCGATCTGGTGGAACGAACAGCCGGTCGGCCAAGGCGGCTTCGACGACGGCGGATTCTGGGTCGTCACCAAGCACAAGGACGTCAAAGAGGTGTCACTGCGCAGCGACGTGTTCTCCAGCCAGGAGAAGACCGCCCTGCCCCGCTATCGGGAGGGCACCGTCCAACAGCAGATCGACCAGGGCAAGTTCGTGATGCTCAACATGGACGCCCCTCACCACACCCATCTGCGCAAGATCATCTCGCGCGCTTTCACCCCACGTGCGGTCGAACGCCTGCGCGCAGACCTGGCCGAGCGGGCCCGCAAGATCGTCGAGACGGCGGCAGCCGAAGGATCGGGCGACTTCGTCGAGCAGGTGTCGTGCGAACTGCCGCTCCAGGCGATCGCGGGTCTGATGGGCGTGCCGCAGGAGGACCGCAAGAAGCTGTTCGACTGGTCCAACCAGATGGTCGGCGACCAGGACCCGGAGTTCGCCTCGAACGATGCCATCAGCGCCTCGGTCGAACTGATCATGTACGGGATGCAGATGGCGGCCCAGCGGACGAAGAATCCCGGCGACGATCTGGTGTCCAAACTGCTGGAGGCCGACGTGGAGGGGCACAAGCTCTCCGACGACGAGTTCGGATTCTTCGTGATCCTGCTCGCCGTGGCAGGCAATGAGACCACCCGGAATTCGATCACCCAGGGAATGATGGCGTTCGCCGATCACCCCGACCAGTGGGAGTTGTTCAAGCGGGAGCGCCCGGGCACCGCCGCCGACGAGATCGTCCGGTGGGCCACCCCGGTGACGTCATTTCAACGCACCGCGTTGCAGGACACCGAATTGGCCGGCGTACCGATCAAGAAGGGGCAACGGGTGGTGATGTTCTACCGCTCGGCGAACTTCGACGAGGAAGTCTTCGACGACCCGTACACCTTCAACATCCTGCGTGATCCCAACCCGCACGTGGGGTTCGGCGGAACGGGCGCGCATTACTGCATCGGGGCCAACCTGGCCAGGATGACCATCGACCTCATCTTCAACGCGATCGCCGACGGGATGCCCGACCTGACGCCGATATCGGCACCGGAACGGCTCAGGTCGGGCTGGCTCAACGGCATCAAACACTGGCAGGTTGATTACCGCACCGGCGCTGAGGGGAAGTCTTCCGTGCCGCATCGGGTTTCGGATAATCGATGA
- a CDS encoding peptide MFS transporter: MQQVRDSPRHRAFFGHPIGLANLFGVELWERFSFYGMLTILGYYLYYTAADGGLGLPKSTATGIVGAYGGLVYLSTVLGGWVADRLLGMERTVFYGGGGVMAGHIALAAVPGLAGVGFGLVLIALGSGALKANASSLLGTLYAQDDPRADGGFTLFYLGINLGAFIGPLATGLLQSHVGFHYGFGTAAVGMALGLTQYVLFRRNLGNHGRVVANPLPRRAIGKVFGIVVALVVAVAALFMTHLVNLANLSQFTTGVIVVASVLYFAVMLTSAKVSDIERIRVRAFIPLFIANAVFWSLFQQTFTVLAVYSDERVNWSVFGWRAPSNWIGSIEPVWIILLSPLFALMWTRLGNRAPTTPRKFAYGVIGMGVAFLLFLPMAPTTGRVVPALLVAGIMVVFAVSELLLSPIGLSVTTKLAPEVFRAQMMALFFFSVGLGTAMSGVLAQRYDAAHEFAYFGILGAVAILVGVVVLLMSPRISRLMEGVH; encoded by the coding sequence ATGCAGCAAGTGCGAGATTCTCCACGCCACCGCGCGTTCTTCGGCCATCCCATCGGGCTGGCCAACCTGTTCGGGGTGGAGTTGTGGGAGCGCTTCTCGTTCTACGGGATGCTCACCATCCTGGGCTACTACCTGTACTACACGGCCGCCGACGGAGGCCTGGGGTTACCGAAGAGCACCGCAACCGGCATCGTCGGCGCCTACGGCGGACTCGTGTACCTGTCCACCGTCCTGGGCGGCTGGGTCGCCGATCGGCTGCTGGGCATGGAACGCACGGTGTTCTACGGCGGGGGGGGCGTGATGGCCGGCCACATCGCACTGGCCGCCGTTCCGGGGCTGGCCGGCGTCGGGTTCGGCCTCGTCCTGATCGCCCTGGGATCCGGTGCGCTCAAGGCCAACGCGTCGTCCCTGCTGGGCACGCTCTACGCCCAGGACGACCCGCGCGCCGACGGTGGCTTCACCCTGTTCTACCTGGGAATCAACCTGGGTGCCTTCATCGGACCGCTGGCGACCGGATTGCTGCAGAGCCACGTCGGCTTCCACTACGGGTTCGGCACCGCGGCCGTCGGCATGGCGCTGGGGCTGACGCAGTACGTGCTGTTCCGGCGCAATCTCGGGAACCACGGACGCGTCGTGGCAAACCCGTTGCCGCGCCGAGCAATCGGCAAGGTCTTCGGCATCGTCGTCGCACTGGTGGTGGCCGTGGCCGCACTGTTCATGACGCACCTGGTCAACCTGGCCAACCTGTCGCAGTTCACCACCGGCGTGATCGTCGTGGCGTCGGTGCTGTACTTCGCGGTGATGCTGACCAGCGCCAAAGTGTCCGACATCGAACGTATCCGGGTGCGCGCATTCATCCCGCTGTTCATCGCCAACGCGGTGTTCTGGTCACTGTTCCAGCAGACCTTCACGGTGCTGGCGGTCTATTCCGACGAGCGGGTCAACTGGTCGGTGTTCGGCTGGAGGGCACCGTCGAACTGGATCGGGTCGATCGAACCCGTATGGATCATCCTGCTCTCACCGTTGTTCGCGCTCATGTGGACCCGGCTGGGCAACCGCGCCCCGACCACTCCGCGCAAATTCGCCTACGGGGTGATCGGCATGGGCGTGGCATTCCTGCTGTTCCTGCCGATGGCACCGACCACCGGCAGGGTGGTGCCCGCACTACTGGTGGCCGGCATCATGGTGGTGTTCGCGGTGTCCGAGCTCCTGCTGTCGCCGATCGGCCTCTCGGTGACGACAAAGCTTGCGCCAGAGGTATTCCGAGCCCAGATGATGGCGCTCTTCTTCTTCTCGGTCGGCCTCGGCACGGCGATGTCGGGAGTGCTCGCGCAACGCTACGATGCGGCGCACGAGTTCGCATACTTCGGGATACTCGGCGCGGTGGCGATCCTCGTCGGTGTCGTCGTCCTGCTGATGTCACCGCGGATCAGCCGGCTGATGGAAGGGGTTCACTGA